The proteins below come from a single Drosophila busckii strain San Diego stock center, stock number 13000-0081.31 chromosome X, ASM1175060v1, whole genome shotgun sequence genomic window:
- the LOC108606823 gene encoding serine/threonine-protein phosphatase alpha-3 isoform, which yields MAEVLNLDNIIARLLEVRTARPGKNVQLNETEIRGLCLKSREIFLAQPILLELEAPLKICGDIHGQYYDLLRLFEYGGYPPESNYLFLGDYVDRGKQSLETICLLLAYKIKYSENFFLLRGNHECASINRIYGFYDECKRRYSIKLWKTFTDCFNCLPVVAIVDEKIFCCHGGLSPDLTSMEQIKRIMRPTDVPDQGLLCDLLWSDPDKDTIGWGENDRGVSFTFGAEVVGKFLQKHDLDLICRAHQVVEDGYEFFAKRQLVTLFSAPNYCGEFDNAGAMMSVDETLMCSFQILKPVEKRKK from the coding sequence ATGGCCGAGGTGCTCAATTTGGACAACATTATTGCCAGACTGCTGGAGGTGCGCACTGCACGTCCCGGCAAGAACGTGCAGCTCAATGAGACCGAGATACGTGGACTCTGCTTGAAGTCGCGCGAAATATTTTTGGCGCAGCCCATactgctggagctggaggcGCCGCTCAAGATCTGCGGCGACATACACGGCCAGTACTATGATCTGCTGCGTCTGTTCGAGTACGGCGGCTATCCGCCCGAGTCGAACTATCTGTTCCTGGGCGACTACGTGGATCGTGGCAAACAATCGCTGGAGACCATCTGCCTCTTGTTGGCCTACAAGATCAAGTACTCGGAGAACTTCTTTCTGCTGCGCGGCAATCACGAGTGCGCCAGCATCAATCGCATCTACGGCTTCTACGATGAGTGCAAGCGTCGCTACAGCATCAAGCTGTGGAAGACCTTCACCGACTGCTTCAACTGCCTGCCCGTGGTGGCGATTGTGGACGAGAAGATCTTCTGCTGCCACGGCGGCCTGAGTCCCGACCTCACCTCCATGGAGCAGATCAAGCGCATTATGCGCCCCACCGACGTGCCCGACCAGGGACTGCTCTGCGATCTGCTCTGGTCCGATCCGGACAAGGACACCATTGGCTGGGGCGAGAACGACCGCGGCGTTAGCTTCACCTTTGGCGCTGAGGTCGTCGGCAAGTTCTTGCAAAAGCACGATCTCGACTTGATCTGCCGTGCCCATCAGGTGGTCGAGGATGGCTACGAGTTCTTTGCCAAGCGCCAGCTGGTCACGCTCTTCTCGGCGCCCAACTATTGCGGTGAATTCGACAATGCCGGCGCCATGATGTCCGTCGATGAGACGCTCATGTGCAGCTTCCAGATACTCAAGCCGGTGGAGAAGCGCAAAAAGTAG